The following proteins are encoded in a genomic region of Candidatus Eisenbacteria bacterium:
- a CDS encoding alpha/beta hydrolase — protein sequence MTRRLLLVLVPLVALVLVLGRVASVRRAPAALGSFGSGPEVVLVHGLGSRAEHWLPMARDLARDHRVILTELPGHGIASMARPLTLSGAALALDREIADECHGPVVLVGHSVGGLVAAAEALHAPGRVRALVLVETALKPQRSPAERAGLLTALEKDYRGTLREAYVPFGRDSAQGAALFAEAARLDSTVMKDWIRLAVTEDLSRQIEHLSVPLLVVLSSRSWPDSESWRDCAAELGYARARGAVPVRMAHTGHFVMLDRPQALADLVRRFASERPANHLAQRTGVPSGATPD from the coding sequence ATGACCCGTCGCCTGCTGCTCGTGCTCGTGCCACTCGTCGCGCTCGTCCTGGTGCTCGGGCGCGTGGCGTCGGTGCGGCGCGCGCCCGCGGCGCTCGGTTCGTTCGGTTCGGGGCCCGAGGTCGTGCTGGTGCACGGGCTCGGCAGCCGCGCCGAACACTGGCTGCCCATGGCGCGCGACCTCGCCCGCGACCATCGCGTGATCCTCACCGAGCTGCCCGGTCATGGCATCGCGAGCATGGCGCGGCCGCTCACGCTTTCGGGCGCCGCGCTCGCGCTCGACCGCGAGATCGCCGACGAATGCCACGGTCCGGTCGTGCTGGTCGGGCACTCCGTGGGTGGTCTCGTCGCCGCGGCCGAGGCGCTGCACGCGCCGGGACGCGTGCGCGCGCTGGTGCTGGTCGAGACGGCGCTGAAACCCCAGAGGTCGCCGGCCGAGCGGGCCGGGCTGCTCACCGCGCTCGAGAAGGACTATCGCGGCACGCTGCGCGAGGCGTACGTGCCCTTCGGCCGCGACTCCGCGCAGGGCGCGGCGCTGTTCGCCGAGGCCGCGCGGCTCGACTCGACGGTCATGAAGGACTGGATCCGGCTCGCCGTGACCGAGGACCTCTCGCGCCAGATCGAGCACCTGTCGGTGCCGCTGCTCGTCGTGCTCTCGTCGCGCTCGTGGCCGGACTCTGAGAGCTGGCGCGACTGCGCGGCGGAGCTCGGCTACGCCCGGGCGCGCGGCGCCGTTCCGGTGCGGATGGCTCACACCGGCCACTTCGTCATGCTCGACCGGCCGCAGGCGCTGGCCGACCTCGTGCGCCGCTTCGCGAGCGAGCGCCCGGCGAACCACCTCGCTCAGCGCACCGGCGTACCGTCGGGGGCGACGCCGGACTGA